One segment of Aquimarina sp. BL5 DNA contains the following:
- a CDS encoding DUF4230 domain-containing protein: MRNFLLGALIAAFIALGINYLITQSKTQKTEIQSSDLILDQIKNVGKLVVTEGHFSEVITYKDAKKYYLDILKAEKKAIVVVNASVTVSYDLSKIEHTLDQSNKTVTITNIPEAEININPDIKYHDLEEDFFNQFNPEDHNLIRKEVIHQLNKKIAASTLKTNAENRLISELQKIYILTNSLGWKLVYKGNSITDSEQLLL; the protein is encoded by the coding sequence ATGCGTAATTTTCTTCTAGGTGCATTAATTGCTGCATTCATTGCTTTAGGAATTAACTATCTTATCACTCAGTCTAAAACTCAAAAAACTGAAATACAGTCCTCTGATCTTATTTTAGATCAAATAAAAAATGTGGGCAAGCTAGTAGTTACCGAAGGGCACTTCTCTGAAGTTATTACGTATAAAGATGCCAAAAAATATTATTTAGATATCCTTAAGGCAGAGAAAAAAGCTATTGTTGTCGTTAATGCTAGTGTAACGGTTTCTTATGATTTAAGTAAAATTGAACACACTTTAGACCAATCTAATAAAACAGTTACGATAACCAACATTCCGGAAGCTGAAATCAATATAAACCCAGATATTAAATATCACGATCTGGAAGAAGATTTTTTTAATCAATTTAATCCTGAAGACCATAACCTTATTCGGAAAGAGGTTATTCACCAACTTAATAAAAAGATAGCAGCTTCTACCCTAAAAACAAATGCTGAAAACAGATTGATTAGTGAGCTTCAGAAAATATATATACTTACAAATTCCTTAGGCTGGAAATTGGTTTACAAGGGTAATTCAATTACTGATTCTGAACAGTTATTGCTCTAA
- a CDS encoding DUF4136 domain-containing protein produces MKFYSLLSLILIITLSSCSSVRVASDYDKQANFNTYKSYAFFKPGIDKAEISDLDKKRILRAIEADMAAKGFTKSEKPDLLVSIFTKTKENINIYQNNFGFGYGWGWNPWFWGAGQNTVSRTTEGTLYIDLIDASKKELIWQGMGTAALTKKVDKKQQNMNKIVTEILEKYPPEIK; encoded by the coding sequence ATGAAATTTTACTCTCTATTATCGCTGATCCTTATTATAACCCTTAGCTCCTGTTCCAGTGTTCGGGTAGCTTCTGATTATGATAAACAAGCTAATTTTAATACTTACAAAAGCTATGCCTTTTTTAAACCAGGAATTGATAAAGCCGAAATTAGCGATCTGGACAAAAAACGTATTCTAAGAGCTATAGAGGCGGATATGGCCGCTAAAGGATTTACAAAATCCGAAAAACCAGACTTATTAGTAAGTATCTTTACTAAAACTAAAGAAAACATAAACATTTATCAAAATAACTTTGGATTTGGTTACGGATGGGGATGGAATCCTTGGTTTTGGGGAGCAGGACAAAATACTGTGTCTAGAACCACCGAAGGCACCTTATACATTGACTTGATAGATGCTTCAAAAAAAGAATTGATTTGGCAAGGTATGGGAACGGCTGCTTTAACAAAAAAAGTAGACAAAAAACAGCAAAACATGAATAAAATTGTCACTGAGATACTAGAAAAATATCCGCCCGAAATTAAATAA
- a CDS encoding DUF5522 domain-containing protein, which translates to MNNPKKILKPEEGDYYLTPEGYRCFTEQYHLKRGYCCESGCRHCPYGYDKKTNKYT; encoded by the coding sequence ATGAACAACCCAAAAAAAATACTAAAACCTGAGGAAGGAGACTACTATCTTACTCCTGAAGGGTACCGCTGTTTTACAGAACAATACCACTTAAAAAGAGGATATTGCTGTGAGAGCGGTTGCAGGCATTGTCCTTATGGCTATGATAAAAAGACAAACAAGTATACTTAG
- a CDS encoding polysaccharide lyase family 7 protein: MKKSTISKFCYSLLTLIFVYSFASCSNDLAEELSSETEEIKDNIDQKLSTGNFTWKNWYLSVPINRGNGKATSIYYKDLEAANFTNDESYYVKKNSNGSYTFKTKFTGYTTSGEYGLDKKKYCRTELREYWRGNQSTSDNWSMNSGYHKMESKLKVESIGGNKRTFVAQIHGYGGNSPATVKVAWDKGKIKLEYYVKPTNGRTDWTSKDIVKKDLGYVGHDIFTIYLEIKDGRLRTKLYCSALGINTGYVTQYDYDANGYTYDNYFKTGNYFNWNKDYNATSTVRIYGVKTTHY, from the coding sequence ATGAAAAAAAGTACTATTTCTAAATTTTGTTATTCTTTATTAACACTAATTTTCGTTTATTCATTTGCTAGTTGTTCTAATGACTTAGCAGAGGAATTATCTTCCGAAACCGAAGAAATTAAAGACAATATTGACCAAAAACTATCTACTGGAAATTTTACTTGGAAAAACTGGTATCTATCAGTTCCAATAAACAGAGGTAACGGTAAAGCTACATCTATATATTATAAAGACTTAGAAGCTGCAAATTTTACTAATGATGAGTCTTATTATGTTAAGAAAAATAGCAACGGAAGCTATACCTTCAAAACTAAATTTACCGGATACACAACATCAGGAGAATATGGACTTGACAAGAAAAAATACTGTAGAACTGAATTAAGAGAGTATTGGAGAGGAAATCAATCCACTTCTGATAACTGGTCTATGAATTCTGGTTATCACAAAATGGAGTCCAAGCTAAAAGTAGAATCTATTGGAGGTAACAAAAGAACATTTGTAGCACAGATACACGGATATGGCGGTAACAGTCCTGCTACTGTAAAAGTGGCTTGGGACAAGGGAAAAATTAAACTAGAATACTACGTAAAACCAACAAATGGAAGAACAGATTGGACTAGTAAAGACATTGTAAAAAAAGACCTAGGATATGTGGGACACGATATATTTACGATTTATCTAGAAATCAAGGACGGAAGGTTACGTACGAAACTATACTGTTCTGCCCTAGGGATTAATACTGGATATGTAACACAATATGACTATGATGCGAATGGTTATACTTATGATAACTACTTTAAAACTGGTAACTATTTTAACTGGAATAAAGATTATAACGCCACGTCCACTGTTAGAATATACGGAGTAAAGACCACACATTATTAA
- a CDS encoding 1-aminocyclopropane-1-carboxylate deaminase/D-cysteine desulfhydrase — MHFFSSELLVSKNQEIIHPTLTESGVSLYIKREDLIHEYVSGNKFRKLKYNLLEAKRNGCDTILTFGGAYSNHIAATASAGKLVGLQTIGVIRGDELAKDLDRTLLENDTLRFASINGMKLKFVSRNDYKQKRSEHFLESLKKEFGLFYCIPEGGTNDLAIQGCEEILTSKDEMFDYVCCAVGTGGTISGIINSSLGHQHVIGFPALKGDFLSEEIEKYTSKTNWSLAKDYHFGGYGKINTTLIEFINTFKQEQNIALDPIYTGKMLYGLFDSIQNGAFTKNTRILAIHTGGLQGILGMNKKLSKKKLPLITI; from the coding sequence ATGCATTTTTTTTCTTCTGAATTGTTAGTGTCTAAAAATCAAGAGATCATTCATCCTACTTTAACGGAGTCCGGAGTATCACTTTATATAAAACGTGAAGATCTTATTCATGAATACGTTTCTGGTAATAAGTTTAGAAAATTAAAATATAATTTACTGGAAGCTAAGAGAAACGGTTGTGATACCATTCTTACATTTGGTGGAGCTTATAGTAATCATATTGCAGCTACTGCTTCTGCTGGGAAATTAGTTGGATTACAAACTATTGGAGTGATCAGAGGTGATGAGTTAGCAAAAGATTTAGATCGTACGTTATTAGAAAATGATACACTTAGATTTGCTTCTATAAATGGTATGAAATTAAAATTTGTTAGCAGAAATGATTACAAACAAAAAAGATCGGAACACTTTTTGGAATCATTAAAAAAGGAATTTGGTTTGTTTTATTGTATTCCGGAAGGAGGAACCAATGATTTAGCAATACAAGGATGTGAAGAAATTCTAACATCCAAAGACGAGATGTTTGACTATGTATGCTGTGCCGTGGGAACTGGTGGAACAATTTCTGGAATTATTAATTCAAGTTTAGGGCATCAACATGTAATTGGATTTCCTGCTTTAAAAGGAGATTTTCTTTCCGAAGAAATTGAAAAGTATACAAGTAAAACTAATTGGAGTTTAGCAAAAGATTATCATTTTGGCGGATATGGTAAAATAAATACAACGTTAATAGAGTTTATCAATACATTCAAACAAGAACAAAATATAGCATTAGATCCTATTTATACTGGAAAGATGTTATATGGTCTTTTTGATAGTATTCAGAACGGGGCTTTTACAAAAAATACTCGTATTTTAGCCATTCATACTGGAGGTTTACAAGGTATTTTGGGTATGAATAAAAAGCTAAGTAAAAAGAAGCTCCCGCTTATTACAATTTGA
- a CDS encoding glucosaminidase domain-containing protein has translation MNVRKIIMLFCVTALLISCGGSKKVATTRRDNTPSSRKTEISREVKEIKEPKKEIKKPLNTISYKEKVQNYIFEYASIAKHEMTEYGIPASITLAQGILESGAGYGELTGKANNHFGIKCHDWTGDRVYHDDDRSQECFRKYEKASHSFRDHSLFLKNRKRYAKLFTYKQDDYKSWAYGLRAAGYATDKKYPAKLISIVERYKLDKYDAEVLGKKYVAKKSKKEKKPVVAKTEKGEYIVQKGDTLYSISKRYNIRVAELKAYNNLKDNAIAIGQVLKVEEPDDDSEEF, from the coding sequence ATGAACGTGAGGAAAATTATAATGTTGTTTTGTGTCACTGCACTTTTGATTTCTTGTGGTGGTAGTAAAAAGGTAGCAACTACCAGAAGGGACAATACTCCTTCTTCAAGAAAAACGGAGATAAGTAGAGAAGTAAAGGAAATCAAGGAGCCCAAAAAAGAAATCAAAAAACCACTTAATACGATTTCCTATAAGGAAAAGGTTCAGAATTACATATTTGAATATGCAAGTATTGCGAAGCATGAGATGACTGAGTATGGCATCCCAGCGAGTATCACATTAGCTCAGGGTATCTTGGAGTCCGGAGCTGGTTATGGTGAACTCACCGGAAAAGCTAATAATCATTTTGGAATAAAATGCCACGACTGGACTGGAGATAGAGTATATCACGATGATGATCGTTCTCAGGAATGTTTTAGGAAATACGAAAAGGCAAGTCATTCGTTTAGAGATCATTCTTTATTTCTAAAAAACAGAAAGCGTTATGCGAAGCTGTTTACATATAAACAAGATGATTATAAATCTTGGGCATATGGATTGCGTGCAGCTGGATATGCTACAGATAAAAAGTATCCGGCTAAACTTATAAGTATTGTAGAAAGATATAAGTTAGATAAGTATGATGCTGAGGTTTTAGGAAAAAAATATGTAGCCAAAAAATCAAAAAAGGAAAAAAAGCCAGTGGTTGCTAAAACAGAAAAAGGAGAATATATTGTTCAGAAAGGAGATACCTTATATTCCATATCCAAAAGATATAATATTAGAGTTGCTGAGCTTAAGGCGTATAATAATTTAAAAGATAATGCAATTGCCATCGGACAAGTTCTAAAAGTAGAAGAACCTGATGATGATTCTGAAGAATTTTAA
- the hemL gene encoding glutamate-1-semialdehyde 2,1-aminomutase has translation MIYKRSSALFAEAQKVIPGGVNSPVRAFKAVGGDPIFVKEAKGAYLYDEDGNQLIDYINSWGPMILGHAHPPVVNAVIEKAKKGTSFGMPTEIETKIAELAVSMVPNIDKIRFVNSGTEACMSAVRLARGYTKKDKIIKFAGCYHGHSDSFLIQAGSGAVTFGSPNSPGVTEGTAKDTLLARYNDLENVESIIKSNKGEIACIIIEPVAGNMGCIPPVKGFLEGLRSLCDAHDILLIFDEVMTGFRLAKGGVQELLGVDADIVTFGKVIGGGLPVGAFAAREEIMNHLAPLGPVYQAGTLSGNPLAMAAGLAMLSELNDNSGIFDSIDKKTEYLHKGIAKVLEEKKVVHTINRIGSMISVHFSENPVVDFESAAEGNNETFKKFFHGMLDQGIYIAPSAFETWFITEALTYDDLDDTIKAVSITAENL, from the coding sequence ATGATTTATAAAAGAAGTAGTGCTCTTTTTGCAGAGGCTCAAAAAGTAATTCCTGGAGGAGTTAACTCACCAGTACGTGCGTTTAAAGCGGTAGGAGGAGATCCAATTTTTGTAAAAGAGGCAAAAGGTGCCTATTTGTATGACGAAGATGGAAATCAGCTGATCGATTACATTAATTCCTGGGGACCAATGATTCTAGGACATGCACATCCGCCAGTGGTGAATGCTGTCATCGAAAAAGCCAAAAAAGGAACCAGTTTTGGAATGCCAACCGAAATTGAAACTAAGATTGCAGAATTAGCGGTATCGATGGTTCCTAATATTGATAAAATACGGTTTGTGAATTCTGGTACAGAAGCCTGTATGAGTGCCGTGAGATTGGCTCGCGGTTATACAAAAAAAGATAAGATCATCAAGTTTGCAGGTTGTTACCACGGACATAGTGATTCTTTTCTGATTCAAGCGGGTAGTGGCGCAGTAACTTTTGGCAGTCCTAATAGTCCAGGTGTTACTGAAGGAACAGCAAAAGACACCTTACTTGCGAGATATAATGATCTGGAAAATGTAGAAAGTATTATTAAATCTAATAAAGGAGAGATTGCTTGTATCATTATAGAACCTGTTGCTGGTAATATGGGATGTATTCCACCGGTTAAGGGTTTTTTAGAAGGATTAAGGTCTCTTTGTGATGCTCACGATATTTTGTTGATTTTTGACGAAGTAATGACAGGATTTAGGTTAGCAAAAGGAGGAGTACAGGAATTGTTAGGGGTAGATGCCGATATCGTTACTTTTGGTAAAGTCATCGGAGGAGGACTTCCCGTGGGAGCTTTTGCTGCAAGAGAAGAGATTATGAATCATTTGGCTCCCTTAGGTCCGGTTTATCAAGCAGGAACATTAAGTGGTAATCCTTTAGCCATGGCGGCAGGATTAGCTATGTTAAGTGAGTTGAATGATAATTCGGGGATTTTTGATAGTATAGATAAGAAGACCGAATATTTACATAAGGGAATTGCTAAGGTTCTAGAAGAGAAAAAAGTAGTACATACCATCAATAGAATTGGATCCATGATCTCAGTTCATTTTTCTGAAAATCCTGTTGTTGATTTCGAAAGCGCTGCAGAAGGTAATAATGAAACTTTTAAGAAATTCTTTCACGGAATGCTGGATCAAGGGATTTATATTGCACCAAGTGCTTTTGAAACCTGGTTCATTACAGAAGCTCTTACCTATGATGATCTTGATGACACTATAAAAGCAGTTTCTATCACTGCAGAAAATTTATAA
- a CDS encoding tetratricopeptide repeat-containing sensor histidine kinase produces the protein MKKTTLIVGLLMLLCYSGFSQNKSLDSILPTIKTQKDSVVFDNAMKHFKKLWLTGKYETALSYENKLLSISKKIQYNKGIGDVYTQIGNVYNYTQQHIKAFHNYDKAIIYYKIANYPRGLAIINNNKSTIEQGRGNSEQAIHYILKANLYFERIKDGLVLSSTYNNMANIYSDIDKLELAEKYYKKSIALKKQHNSKKLGASLNNLALVYIAQKRIDSAEILTKESLKISKQNNSTLSESLAYNRLASLALDKREYQKSKKYYDSSYYAALRAQNNKVAANTKQQLGLIAIRTEKYEEAERLLTEARKELIKLKTTPLLLTNYKYSATLDSARGNFTKAFAWQKKYQEIADQNSSDETTEKITQAEARFKSELEQLKLLEEQKKRELQTKEELYRYRIFTFISLGVSILIFIFLIFIIKTRKERKRYIKELNESNQVKNKLFSIISHDLKNEIHGLDGTLNLLKEDAISTEEFQEIIPLLANKTHQTSIMLNNLLNWSKSQMKELNAKPTEFNIKDVIHSKFTFFEPKAELKDIKLENQLDSTMVFADKDMFSIVSQNLIANAIKFCKPGDSITLHSEEKEKHYEICFQDTGVGIPQENLGRLFSEDTFTTEGTQQETGTGLGLKICKELIELNKGEIKVKSILGEGSTFCITLPKAS, from the coding sequence ATGAAAAAAACTACTCTTATCGTTGGCCTACTTATGCTATTATGTTATTCTGGATTTTCGCAAAACAAATCTTTGGATAGTATACTTCCTACAATTAAAACACAGAAAGATTCTGTTGTTTTTGATAACGCCATGAAACATTTTAAAAAACTTTGGTTAACAGGAAAGTATGAGACAGCATTATCTTATGAGAATAAACTACTATCTATTTCTAAGAAAATACAGTATAACAAAGGAATTGGTGATGTATATACCCAAATTGGAAATGTTTATAATTATACGCAGCAGCATATAAAAGCATTTCATAATTATGACAAAGCCATTATTTATTATAAAATAGCAAACTACCCGAGAGGCCTAGCCATCATAAATAATAATAAATCAACAATAGAACAAGGAAGAGGAAACTCAGAACAAGCAATACATTATATCCTAAAAGCTAACTTATATTTTGAAAGAATAAAAGACGGTTTAGTTTTATCTAGTACCTATAATAACATGGCTAATATCTACTCGGATATAGATAAATTAGAACTGGCAGAAAAATATTATAAAAAATCAATTGCTCTAAAAAAGCAACACAATTCAAAAAAACTAGGAGCGTCCCTTAATAATTTAGCTTTAGTCTACATTGCACAGAAAAGAATAGATAGTGCAGAAATATTGACTAAAGAATCCTTAAAGATTAGTAAACAAAATAATAGTACATTAAGTGAGTCTTTAGCATATAACAGACTTGCATCTTTAGCATTGGATAAAAGAGAATACCAAAAATCCAAAAAATACTATGACTCTTCGTATTACGCCGCTCTAAGAGCACAAAACAATAAAGTTGCTGCAAATACAAAACAACAATTAGGTTTAATCGCAATCAGAACAGAAAAATATGAAGAAGCAGAACGTCTATTGACAGAAGCGCGCAAAGAATTAATAAAGCTAAAAACTACCCCTTTATTACTTACTAATTATAAATATTCTGCAACATTAGATTCTGCAAGAGGTAATTTTACAAAAGCATTCGCATGGCAAAAGAAATATCAGGAGATAGCAGATCAAAATTCATCTGATGAAACTACAGAAAAAATCACACAAGCAGAAGCTCGTTTCAAATCTGAACTAGAACAACTAAAACTTCTGGAAGAACAGAAAAAAAGAGAACTACAAACAAAAGAAGAATTATATAGGTATCGAATATTTACTTTTATAAGTTTAGGCGTTTCGATTCTCATATTCATCTTTTTAATTTTCATCATAAAAACACGTAAAGAAAGAAAAAGATACATAAAAGAATTGAACGAGTCTAATCAGGTGAAAAACAAACTATTCTCGATCATCTCTCATGATCTAAAAAATGAGATTCACGGTCTTGATGGCACATTAAATTTATTAAAAGAAGATGCTATATCTACAGAAGAGTTTCAGGAAATTATTCCCTTGCTTGCAAACAAAACACATCAAACTTCGATTATGTTGAATAATTTGCTGAACTGGTCTAAATCACAAATGAAAGAGTTGAATGCAAAACCAACTGAGTTTAATATCAAAGATGTAATCCATAGCAAATTTACCTTTTTCGAACCTAAAGCAGAGCTTAAGGATATTAAACTGGAGAATCAACTAGATTCTACAATGGTGTTTGCTGACAAAGACATGTTTTCCATCGTATCACAAAACCTAATAGCGAATGCTATTAAATTTTGTAAACCTGGAGATTCTATTACCTTACACTCTGAAGAAAAGGAAAAACATTATGAGATTTGTTTTCAGGATACTGGAGTCGGGATACCTCAGGAAAATCTGGGAAGACTTTTTTCAGAAGATACTTTTACCACGGAGGGTACCCAACAAGAAACAGGAACTGGACTTGGCTTAAAAATTTGCAAGGAACTTATAGAGCTAAATAAAGGTGAGATAAAGGTGAAAAGTATCCTTGGCGAAGGAAGTACTTTTTGTATTACATTACCAAAGGCATCTTAA
- a CDS encoding GNAT family N-acetyltransferase produces the protein MKTLIETERLLLRRITLDDKEKLFRLYSDPDVQKYTGEPVVESIEEIEKAIQIRINDYDKYGYGRWATVLKNGMQFVGWAGLAYLPEFDEIDLGYRFLPEFWGSGIATEASQAILTYGFDKLKLKKIIAIAMKENKASIRVMEKIGMEFDKFAPYEPGSEDAVWYWCDQKLISKHNTSTEYTK, from the coding sequence ATGAAGACCTTAATTGAAACAGAAAGACTATTGTTAAGAAGAATTACTCTGGATGATAAGGAGAAACTATTTAGGTTGTATTCTGATCCAGATGTACAAAAATATACTGGGGAACCTGTGGTTGAATCTATCGAAGAAATAGAAAAGGCAATACAGATAAGAATTAACGATTATGATAAGTATGGATACGGAAGATGGGCTACTGTTCTAAAGAATGGGATGCAATTTGTAGGTTGGGCCGGTTTAGCCTATTTACCAGAATTTGATGAAATTGACCTTGGTTATAGATTCTTGCCTGAATTTTGGGGATCGGGTATTGCAACAGAAGCATCTCAGGCAATTTTGACTTACGGATTTGATAAACTCAAATTAAAAAAGATAATTGCAATTGCAATGAAAGAAAATAAAGCATCAATCAGAGTGATGGAAAAAATTGGCATGGAATTCGACAAGTTTGCTCCGTATGAACCTGGGAGTGAAGATGCCGTATGGTATTGGTGCGACCAAAAGCTTATATCAAAACATAATACATCTACTGAATATACTAAATAG
- a CDS encoding zinc-dependent metalloprotease, protein MRKSTLYLLLIVVVTFSSCSAFQNKKGKTPATAGAKKPGKDKNAIKPYSEVITKKAKSDPGLFTVHNIEDKYFYEIPDSLFNREMLMVTRIAKTATGIGFGGGKQNTQVLRWQRKNKQVLLRVVSHQIYAADSLPIHEAVENSNFEPVLFSFPIKAFHKDSVNNATVIDVTDLFKKDVKALGFPASRRKRYKITRLDASLSYIDSIRSYPLNIETRHVKTYNAGEPPSNASTGTISLEMSNSMILLPETPMKRRIFDQRVGWFARGQTDYGLEAQESKTIRYLDRWRLEVRDEDVEKFNTGELVVPKKQIIYYIDRATPEKWRKYIKQGIEDWQVAFEKAGFKKAIIAKDPPTKEEDPDWSPEDARYSVVRYLASPIPNANGPHVSDPRSGEILESDINWYHNVMSLLRNWFFVQTAAINPDAQGVAFKDEVMGRLIRFVSSHEVGHTLGLPHNMGSSVAYPVESLRDPEFTKKYGTAPSIMDYARFNYIAQPGDGDVALMPEIGIYDKHAIRWGYRPILGTTAEEEKKTLDSWILKHADDPKYRFGRQQFGVIDPSSQTEDLGDDAVKASTYGIANLKRIVPNLIKWTAEDGKNYDDLETMYGQVLNQFNRYMGHVASNIGGVYEYYKTYDQEGAVYTHVTKENQKRAMAFLQEQLFSTPDWLLDSTIFNKIESAGSVERVRGFQTRTLNNLLDQGRMARLIENEAINNKDAYNLIDMMTELRSGIWSELRKGTVIDVYRRNLQRAYIERLEFLMTKEQAPIPPNFRRFVRRTNVNVSQSDIRPIVRAELKNLQRDLRNAIGRTADRMTRYHLQDAAERISLILDPKK, encoded by the coding sequence ATGCGCAAAAGTACTCTATATCTATTACTAATAGTAGTAGTTACATTTTCTAGTTGTTCTGCTTTTCAGAATAAAAAAGGAAAAACTCCTGCAACTGCAGGAGCAAAAAAACCTGGCAAAGACAAAAATGCTATCAAACCATATAGTGAAGTCATTACCAAAAAAGCAAAAAGTGATCCAGGGCTTTTTACAGTTCATAACATAGAAGACAAATACTTTTATGAAATACCAGATTCTTTGTTCAACAGAGAAATGTTAATGGTTACAAGAATTGCTAAAACCGCCACAGGAATTGGTTTTGGTGGTGGCAAACAAAATACACAAGTACTTAGATGGCAAAGAAAAAACAAACAAGTATTACTTCGCGTTGTATCTCATCAGATATATGCTGCTGATTCTTTACCTATTCATGAGGCCGTTGAGAATTCGAATTTCGAACCTGTATTGTTTTCGTTTCCTATAAAAGCATTTCATAAAGATTCTGTTAATAACGCCACGGTTATTGATGTCACAGATTTATTTAAAAAAGATGTGAAAGCACTTGGTTTCCCTGCTTCCAGAAGAAAAAGATACAAGATTACACGATTAGATGCTAGCTTGTCGTATATAGATTCTATTAGAAGTTACCCTCTTAATATAGAAACACGACATGTAAAAACATATAACGCTGGAGAGCCTCCTTCTAATGCAAGTACAGGAACAATTTCTTTAGAAATGAGTAATTCTATGATTTTACTTCCAGAAACACCTATGAAACGTAGAATATTTGATCAACGTGTTGGATGGTTTGCTAGAGGTCAAACGGATTATGGACTAGAGGCACAAGAAAGTAAAACGATACGATATTTAGATCGATGGAGACTAGAAGTACGAGATGAAGATGTTGAAAAATTTAATACTGGAGAGTTAGTAGTTCCTAAAAAACAGATTATTTACTATATCGATCGAGCTACACCAGAAAAATGGAGAAAATATATTAAACAAGGTATAGAAGACTGGCAAGTAGCTTTTGAAAAAGCTGGTTTTAAAAAAGCAATCATTGCCAAAGATCCTCCTACCAAAGAAGAAGATCCAGATTGGAGTCCTGAAGATGCACGCTACTCAGTTGTTCGTTATTTAGCTTCTCCAATACCAAATGCTAATGGGCCGCACGTAAGTGATCCAAGATCAGGAGAAATTCTAGAAAGTGATATTAACTGGTATCATAATGTAATGTCGTTATTACGTAACTGGTTTTTTGTGCAAACAGCAGCGATCAATCCAGATGCGCAAGGAGTAGCTTTTAAAGACGAAGTTATGGGGAGGTTAATTAGATTTGTATCTTCTCATGAAGTTGGTCATACACTAGGATTACCACATAATATGGGAAGCAGTGTTGCATATCCCGTAGAATCACTTCGTGATCCTGAGTTTACTAAAAAATATGGAACAGCCCCATCCATTATGGATTATGCTCGTTTCAATTACATAGCACAACCAGGTGATGGCGATGTAGCACTCATGCCAGAAATAGGAATCTACGATAAACATGCCATTAGATGGGGGTATCGTCCAATTCTTGGAACTACAGCAGAAGAAGAAAAGAAAACCTTAGATAGCTGGATTCTAAAACATGCCGATGATCCTAAATACCGTTTTGGTAGACAACAATTTGGAGTAATAGATCCTAGTTCACAAACAGAAGATCTTGGCGACGATGCCGTAAAAGCAAGTACTTATGGTATTGCCAATCTAAAAAGGATTGTACCTAATCTAATAAAATGGACCGCAGAAGATGGAAAAAACTATGATGATCTAGAAACCATGTATGGTCAGGTTCTAAACCAATTTAACAGATACATGGGACACGTTGCGTCTAACATAGGTGGTGTATACGAATACTACAAAACCTACGATCAAGAAGGTGCCGTATATACGCATGTAACTAAGGAAAACCAAAAACGTGCCATGGCATTTCTACAAGAGCAGTTGTTTTCTACTCCAGATTGGTTATTAGACAGTACTATTTTTAATAAAATAGAATCTGCCGGTAGTGTGGAACGTGTAAGAGGATTTCAGACCAGAACATTAAACAATTTACTTGATCAGGGTAGAATGGCGCGATTAATAGAAAACGAAGCTATCAATAACAAGGATGCTTATAACCTGATTGATATGATGACAGAACTAAGATCAGGCATCTGGAGTGAGTTACGAAAAGGTACTGTAATTGATGTATATCGTCGTAATCTTCAGCGAGCATATATCGAAAGGTTAGAATTTTTAATGACAAAGGAACAAGCGCCAATACCACCAAATTTTAGACGTTTTGTAAGACGAACTAATGTAAACGTTTCACAAAGTGATATTCGACCAATTGTTAGAGCAGAACTAAAAAACCTACAGCGAGATCTCAGAAATGCTATAGGTAGAACAGCAGACCGAATGACACGTTATCACTTACAAGATGCTGCAGAGAGAATTTCATTAATACTTGATCCAAAAAAATAA